The nucleotide sequence TTTCCTCGGAAAGGACAACATCGTCTTCCACGCGATCCTCTGGCCGGCCATGATCATGGAGCACGGGGATTTCGTCCTGCCATCGGAGATCCCGGCCAACGAGTTTCTCAACATAGAAGGCCAGAAGCTGTCCACCAGCCGGAACTGGGCGGTATGGCTGGATGAGTACCTGGCGGACTTCCCGCCCGATCCGATGCGATACTGCCTGGCGTCGATATCACCCGAGACCAGGGACTCCGATTTTACCTGGAAGGACTTCCAGGCGCGCAACAACAATGAACTGGCCGATATCTTCGGGAATTTCGTAAACCGGACGCTGACTTTCATCAACCGGTATTTCGACGGCGTGATCCCGGAACCAGGGACCTTTTCGCCGGAGGACCGGGAGATGCTTTTGGCCGTGGCCGGCGCCCCGGACCGTGTGGGCGCGTGTTTCGAGTCGTTCCAGGTACGAGGTGCCGTGCGGGAGCTGATCGCCCTGGGAAACCAGTGCAACCGGTATTTCAACGACCAGGCGCCCTGGAACACGCGCAAGACCGATAGAGCGCGTTGCGCCGCCACGCTCCACGTGTGCGTGCAGGCCGTGAGGGTCCTCGCCGTGGTCATGTCTCCCATACTGCCGTTCAGCGCCGAACGGCTGTGGAAGATGACGGGCCTGGAAGGGCGCGTCGATGAGCAGAACTGGGACGAGATTACGATCGATGCGTCGCTATCCGGCCGTCCTATCGGAGAAATCGAGATCCTGTTCCAGAAGATCGAGGACGAGGCGATCGACGCGCAGATCGCGAGGCTTGGCCGGTCCGATGGACGGGGAGACGGCGGCAAGGAGTCCGTGGAAGCGGCGTCAACCGAGGCGGAAGCTTCCGGAACGGAATCCGTGGAAGCGGAACCCGCCGGGTCGGAGCGAAACGAACTTGTATCGATCGACGATTTCCGTCAGATCGATTTACGCATCGCGGATGTCGTGGCGGCGGAACCGGTACCCGGAACGGACCGGCTGCTCAGGCTGCAGCTGCGCATCGGCGCGGAGGAGCGGCAGATCGTATCCGGGATTGCCCCCGGATACACGCCGGAGAAACTGGTCGGTCGGCAGATCGTGGTGGTGGCGAACCTGGAGCCCGCAACAATCCGCGGCGTGGAATCCAAGGGCATGCTGCTCGCGGCCGAAGACGACGGCGGCGCCCCCATCCTCCTCGGTCCGGACGTCCGCGTCCAATCCGGATCATCAATTACCTGAAAGCCGGCTTGCCGGCCGCGGCCAGACCGGCCAGACCAGCGAGGCCAGCCAAGCTGGCGAGGCCAGCCAAGCCGGCCACACGAAACGTACGTTACCCGACAACCTGCAACCAATTGCTGCCTTGCTCTTCGATACGCATACCCATCTCACGGACGAAGCATTCGACCACGACCGCGCCGACGTGATCCAACGGGCGCTGGACGCTGGCGTGGAACGCATGATCGCAGTAGGGTACGACCTGGAGAGCAGCAGGGCCGCCGTGACCCTCGCAGAAAACCGGGATTCCGTGTACGCCGCCGCGGGCATCCACCCCTGCCACGTCCACGAAGCCCGTGAAGGGGACTACCGTGAAATCGAGAAACTGCTGGAACATCCGTCCGTAGTCGCCGTGGGCGAGACCGGCATCGACCTGCATTACGACCGGTCCACCTATCCGTTGCAGGAGACGTCGTTCAGAAGTCACATGGAGTGGGGCGGGAGCATGGGGCTGCCGGTGATCGTGCACGACCGGGATGCCCACGCCGAGGTCATGGCCATGCTGGACGAGTTCCCCGGTGAGGAAACGACCGCGATCCTGCACTGCTTTACCGGGGACGCCGCCATGGCCGAGAGGGCCGTTTCCATGGGATGCTACCTGGGGTTTGGCGGCATCGCGACGTTCAAGAACTCGACGGTGGGCGAGGTGATTTCCGGGTTGCCGCCGGAATGTTTACTTGTCGAAACGGACGCACCCTATCTCGCGCCCGTTCCCCACCGCGGACGACGGAACGAACCATCATACCTCGTAAACACGGCCGAAGCGGTCGCCCGTCACCGGGATGTTTCCGTGGATGAACTGGCGCGGACCACAACCCAGAACGCGAACAAGGTGTTTCGAATCCATTGAGTACGGTGCTCGATCCTCCCGAAGACCTGCTGGCCAGCCTGCGCCGATCGGATTTTCGCCCGTCCAGGTCGAAGGGGCAGCACTTCCTGCACGACACGTCCATCGCCCGCCGCATCATCGAATCGGCAGGCGTAACGAAGGATACGGCCGTACTTGAAATTGGTCCGGGGGCCGGCGCGTTGACCCGCCACCTCGTCACCATGGCCGGCGGCGTGACCGCCGTGGAAATCGATGCCAGGCTGGCAGGAGTCCTCCAGAAAGCCTACGGGCGATATGACCATCTGACCATCGTGAACCGCGACGTGCTCGATATGGACCTGCCCGACCTGATGGGGAAGTACGGCGAGACCGGGTTCGTACTCGTTGCCAATTTGCCCTACGGGATTACGGGTCCCGTACTTGACCGGCTGATCGTCCACCGTGGAATTTTCAGGTGTGCGGTCATCATGGTTCAGCACGAAGTTGGGGGACGCCTGACGGCGCGTCCGGGTACGAAAGCTTACGGCGCGATCACCGCCATCATGGCGTACCATTACGCCGTGGAATCGCTGTTCCGGGTGGGCGGCGACCGGTTCGTACCCCGTCCGGCGGTGGATTCGGTCGTCCTCCGGTTAACGCCCCATGAACGGCCGCCCGTTACGGTCAGGGACGCCGATCTGTTGAACGTCGTGATCAAGTCGGCCTTTCAACATCGGCGCAAGATGCTGCACCACGCGATGAATCGCCTGGTTCCAGGTTCCGCCGGCTATCTTTCGGACCATACCGGCATCGACCTGAAACGACGCGGGGAAACCCTGGACCTGAACGAGTTCGCGGTGCTTGCCGACGCGCTTCGGACCTTTCGGGACCACCACGAAGACGACTGCTGACGGACTGCAAAATGCGATTCCGCTATTCACATTCGGCCAGATCGCGGATGGCGAACAGAAAGAGCCAGCGCCGGTCGTACTCCCTGAATGCCGTCCTCGTTGCGGCCGCGGTCGTGCTGCTGGTCATCGCCGTGTGGATCATGCTGTATCAAAACCAGGCCAGGAAGGTCGTGGACTGGCTGCTGGACCGGCCTATCCCGGTTGCCGCGCCTGAGCTCGAAAAGACGGCTGCCTGGAAAACGGACCAGCAGGCGTTTCACGCAATGGAAGCGGCCCTGTACGGTGCGTTCATGAATCTGCAGGTCACGCAGGACAGGATACGGGTCACCGCGCCGCGCACCGTGACGGCGGCGGGCCGTTGGAGGCCCCTGGAACGAAGGATCATGGTATCGAGTACCTATTCGCTTACCGAATGCAATCTCGAGATCGCCAGAGCGGTCGTCCGGGCGGGCGGAAAGGTCTCCCGTGCGGAGGAACGGACCCGGACCGGGGAGTTGCTGTTCGAAATCACCTTAGATGACGACGTAACCCATCGCCTCAATGTAATCCGCGACCCGGCTATCCAGCGTAAAACCGCTCGACTTGCCGTCGTGATCGCTTATACGGACGGCGACCAGCGAGGCGTGGTCGAGGGACTTTCCGAATTCAACCGGCCCCTCACTTTCGCCCTGTTTCCCTGGGCGTACGGCGCAAACGAAATGGCTGCCGAGCTCACGCGCGGCGATCACGAGGTGATGGCGCTGCTGCCCGTTCAACCCGCGTCTGGCACCACCGGTCTGCCGCGCAGGAGATCCGTGTCTGCCGCGCACTCGGAGCTGACCAACCGTCGCGTCGTGGAAGACGCTCTTTCCACGCTGCCCGGGGCTCAGGGCGTCCTTCGCTATCCTGCCGGGCGAATGGACAATGAAGCTGATGTGCTGGCCCCCGTGCTGGACGAACTGGGCAAGCGAAACCTGTACTACCTGGACAACCCGGGCGGACCGGGCGGGCAAGGCGGTCCGGGCGGGCAAGGCGCACCGGGCAATGGACGCGGATCAGGCGGACCACGCGGGCCGGAGAACCGGGGCGTAGAAAGTGGCCGGCTTCGAGCCTGGGGCGTGCTCGACCCCTTGCACAACCCCGTGATCATTTCCATGAACCTGGACCGTGCGTCGCTTTCCGCCCTGGACGACTCACGCGCCGTCGTCATCGCCGATGCCAGTCCCCATACCCATCAGGTGCTGATGGACCGGATGAGGTATCTAGAAATCAGAGGGATCGAGTTCGTTCGGGTTTCCGACCTCGTGGACCATTGACACCGGAGATCACCCATGGTAAAACTGAGTGTATGCGTAGACCAGGTCGCCGACCTGCGGAATATCGCAAATCGGGGGGAACCCGATCCCATGACCGCCGTTATGATGTCCCAGGTGAGCGGGGCCGACGCCGTAACGATTTCGTGGGTTGCCGACGATTCGCTCTACCTGGGCGGGGAATACGACATCATCAGGCAGCTCGTGCACACGCACCTCAACCTGATCGTGCCGCCTGACCTGGAAGCCCTGCGTAGTATCTTGACGATTTCGCCCGATATGGTTACCCTTGTTCCCGAGGGCTACGGGCACGCCGGCCTGAACAACGACTGGGCCGAATCGTCGTGGCCAGGAGGCGACTCCCTGGAACGGCCGGTGGAACGCATGCTGAACGCCCTGCAGGAAAAAGGGATCCTGACGAGCGTTTTGATCACGCCCACCGCTTCGCACGTCCGGCAATGCGCCGAATTCAAGGCAGACTACGTCCACCTTGACGCAAGCCGGTTCGTACAGGCCGCCGACACCGAAGAGAAGGGTCGGATGTACCAGGAAATCGCCGGTACGGCCAGGACCGCGGCACGGTTGAACATGGGCGTTTCCCTGGGAAGGGGCGTCGACTATCGGTCGGCGGGGGATCTGGCGGGTATCGCCGACGTGGAGGAATTGGTGGTGGGCTACGCCGTGGCCGTGCGGGCGATGACCATCGGGTTCGAGCAGGCCGTCCGCGACCTGGTAGGCATCATCCGCCACGCGCCGAAATCCCAGGCAGACTGGTAACCCGTCCAACAGCTCCGCACTCAGAAGCAGTACCGAAAGGAACATTACCATTCACAAGCGCATTTCATTCCTGGTGTTTCTCGCCGTCACCCTGCTCGGTGCGGTCCTGGTCTCCCCGACCATCAGGCTGTGGTTGTCGTCTCCCGAGTCCATTGAAGCGCTTGCGCCCGAAGAGAGGCAAGCGCTCTACAGCCAGTCCACGGTTCCGGGCATCGACCTGGCCGGCGGTTATCTTCTCACCGTAAGCATGGACCTTTCCCGGTTCACGGAACGGGGCAGGACGCGGGCGGTGGAAGGCCTGGTCGAGAACTGGCGGCGGCGCCTTAACGCCTTTGGGATCTCCGAACCAATCATTACCGCGCGGGAGAACGACACGTTCGAAATCGTCGTGCCCCTGAGCGCGGACATCGGTCTCGTAAGCAGGATAATACGGGAATCGGGTG is from Gemmatimonadota bacterium and encodes:
- a CDS encoding divergent polysaccharide deacetylase family protein gives rise to the protein MANRKSQRRSYSLNAVLVAAAVVLLVIAVWIMLYQNQARKVVDWLLDRPIPVAAPELEKTAAWKTDQQAFHAMEAALYGAFMNLQVTQDRIRVTAPRTVTAAGRWRPLERRIMVSSTYSLTECNLEIARAVVRAGGKVSRAEERTRTGELLFEITLDDDVTHRLNVIRDPAIQRKTARLAVVIAYTDGDQRGVVEGLSEFNRPLTFALFPWAYGANEMAAELTRGDHEVMALLPVQPASGTTGLPRRRSVSAAHSELTNRRVVEDALSTLPGAQGVLRYPAGRMDNEADVLAPVLDELGKRNLYYLDNPGGPGGQGGPGGQGAPGNGRGSGGPRGPENRGVESGRLRAWGVLDPLHNPVIISMNLDRASLSALDDSRAVVIADASPHTHQVLMDRMRYLEIRGIEFVRVSDLVDH
- the metG gene encoding methionine--tRNA ligase, coding for MAEKILVTDALPYANGKLHIGHIAGVHLPGNVYVRYQRLKGRDVVHVSGSDDHGVAITLAAEKQGITPKELVDKYYPVIRGALEEFGIVYDNFSQTSRPIHHETARDYFRRLDEKSCFDVREVDQIYCPANGRFLPDRYVEGTCPHCGSDRARGDQCEACGTILDATQLINPHSDVCKGPLEVRPANHWYFKLARMSDRLQAWIDTKTHWKANVRNYCQGWFNEGLSDRPISRDLDWGVALPIEEAVGKVMYVWFENTLGYVSSTREWAVEQGDPDLWKDYWLNPDCKLVNFLGKDNIVFHAILWPAMIMEHGDFVLPSEIPANEFLNIEGQKLSTSRNWAVWLDEYLADFPPDPMRYCLASISPETRDSDFTWKDFQARNNNELADIFGNFVNRTLTFINRYFDGVIPEPGTFSPEDREMLLAVAGAPDRVGACFESFQVRGAVRELIALGNQCNRYFNDQAPWNTRKTDRARCAATLHVCVQAVRVLAVVMSPILPFSAERLWKMTGLEGRVDEQNWDEITIDASLSGRPIGEIEILFQKIEDEAIDAQIARLGRSDGRGDGGKESVEAASTEAEASGTESVEAEPAGSERNELVSIDDFRQIDLRIADVVAAEPVPGTDRLLRLQLRIGAEERQIVSGIAPGYTPEKLVGRQIVVVANLEPATIRGVESKGMLLAAEDDGGAPILLGPDVRVQSGSSIT
- the rsmA gene encoding 16S rRNA (adenine(1518)-N(6)/adenine(1519)-N(6))-dimethyltransferase RsmA — translated: MLDPPEDLLASLRRSDFRPSRSKGQHFLHDTSIARRIIESAGVTKDTAVLEIGPGAGALTRHLVTMAGGVTAVEIDARLAGVLQKAYGRYDHLTIVNRDVLDMDLPDLMGKYGETGFVLVANLPYGITGPVLDRLIVHRGIFRCAVIMVQHEVGGRLTARPGTKAYGAITAIMAYHYAVESLFRVGGDRFVPRPAVDSVVLRLTPHERPPVTVRDADLLNVVIKSAFQHRRKMLHHAMNRLVPGSAGYLSDHTGIDLKRRGETLDLNEFAVLADALRTFRDHHEDDC
- a CDS encoding TatD family hydrolase, whose protein sequence is MLFDTHTHLTDEAFDHDRADVIQRALDAGVERMIAVGYDLESSRAAVTLAENRDSVYAAAGIHPCHVHEAREGDYREIEKLLEHPSVVAVGETGIDLHYDRSTYPLQETSFRSHMEWGGSMGLPVIVHDRDAHAEVMAMLDEFPGEETTAILHCFTGDAAMAERAVSMGCYLGFGGIATFKNSTVGEVISGLPPECLLVETDAPYLAPVPHRGRRNEPSYLVNTAEAVARHRDVSVDELARTTTQNANKVFRIH
- a CDS encoding pyridoxine 5'-phosphate synthase, translated to MVKLSVCVDQVADLRNIANRGEPDPMTAVMMSQVSGADAVTISWVADDSLYLGGEYDIIRQLVHTHLNLIVPPDLEALRSILTISPDMVTLVPEGYGHAGLNNDWAESSWPGGDSLERPVERMLNALQEKGILTSVLITPTASHVRQCAEFKADYVHLDASRFVQAADTEEKGRMYQEIAGTARTAARLNMGVSLGRGVDYRSAGDLAGIADVEELVVGYAVAVRAMTIGFEQAVRDLVGIIRHAPKSQADW